CGGCCGTCGCGGACGACCGCTCCGCACCGGCGCGCCCCTCGGCGCTCGGCGGACGGCCGGCCGGAAGCCGGGCGGTCCAGCTGTCCTGGTCCGCCTCGGCGGACGACCGGGACGTGGTGTCGTACGACATCCACCAAGGGGACACGAAGATCCACAGTGTGGGCGGCGGCCAGACGGCCACCGTCGTCACGGGGCTGCGCCCCGGCACGTCCTACTCGTTCACCGTCCGGGCCCGGAACGCGGCGGGCAACGTCTCCCCCGCCAGCCCCGCCGTCCGCCTCACCACCCCGGGCAGCGGCGACGGACGTGCCACGGCCCCCACCGGCTTCCGGGCGGCGAGCCACCGTGAGGGCGGGGCCTACTACGTCGATCTGAGCTGGGTGCCGCCGCGCGTGGACGGCGAGGTCGCCGAGTACCAGCTCCACCTGGACGGCCGCCCCGCCACGTCCCTGGTGTTCGGCGGGCGTGCCCCGCGTGAGCGGGCGACGTACAGCTTCTACGTGGGGCGGGAGGCCGGTGTCAGCCATCGTGTCCGGATCCGGGCGATGCTGCCGGACGGCACCTGGGGCGGCTTCTCCGCGGAGCGGACGGTGACGACGCGCCCCCGGTGACCGCCCGCGTTGATCGCCCCGGTGGTCGCCGCCGGTGGTCGCCCCCGGTGGTGGTGTGCCGGTCCGGCGTCGGCCGGCCGGTGGACGTCGTCACCTGCACGGTGGCGCCCGGCGTGCGGCCCGGGCCCGGGGCGCCTTGGCTGACCCTGAGGCAGCACGGGCGTTCCCGATCCTCGGCGGCGCTAGGGATGTACCGCCAACCGTGCCGCCGGAGGGCAGTCACATGCGCAACTCATCGTCAGTTCTCCGCTCCGGCCTGACCGTGGCCGCCGCCGCGCTGCCCCTCGCCCTGGCGGCGGTGCCCGCTGCCGCGGGCCCGGGCATCTCCGTGAGCAC
This genomic stretch from Streptomyces sp. Go-475 harbors:
- a CDS encoding fibronectin type III domain-containing protein — protein: MRGLSAPLSLLRRVALCGCLALAASCGWAGADDGHDGAPPGAPTGVTATAGSATSVHVMWNAIPEADVYEVYRGTTKVREVPGSKHMVDVTRLRPSTRYVFTVRARDADGRLGPRSREVRARTPAAVADDRSAPARPSALGGRPAGSRAVQLSWSASADDRDVVSYDIHQGDTKIHSVGGGQTATVVTGLRPGTSYSFTVRARNAAGNVSPASPAVRLTTPGSGDGRATAPTGFRAASHREGGAYYVDLSWVPPRVDGEVAEYQLHLDGRPATSLVFGGRAPRERATYSFYVGREAGVSHRVRIRAMLPDGTWGGFSAERTVTTRPR